Part of the Sphingomonas sp. Leaf357 genome, GTTGACGATGAAGCCCGGGCCGCTGGTGAAGCCGTTCTGCGTGGCGATGCGCCCGCCGTTCAGCGTCAGGTTGAGCAAGCGGGCATGCGGCTCGGCGGTCAGCAGCACTTGGTTGCCCAGCGCCCAAGTGTCACGCGTCGTATAATTGGCGTAATAGAAGCCGCCGGTCAGCTTGTTCGACCCCGCCGACCATTCCAACGCGGTATCGGCGACATATGAGGTGAGCTTCTTGTCGACCGTCCAGATACCGGCGCGCAACACCTGGGTCGCCGCGCCGGTCGCGACCGCGCCGCCGCCATTGGCATAGGTCAGCGACGTGACGGTCGATCCGGTGCCGCCGAGGTTGACCGCCATCTGCGCCGCCGAGATCGGCGCATCCGCCGGCACGAGGCCGGTGGTGTCGGCACGGCCGCCGAGATAGCTCATCCGCTCGCGGAAGCGCAGGCCGTCGGCCACCTCGTAATCGAACGACAGGCCGGTATTGATCACCTTGGCACCGCGCCCGTCGGCAAGGTCGACGCGCTGCCCGGCGACGTTGGTGGTGATGCGGGTCTCGCGCCCGGCCAGCGCGCCGGTGCCGGCATCGAAGCCCGGATAGGCGCTGATCTTGCCGTTGGCGCCGACGTTTATCGGTATCGGCAACAGCCACTGCCCGCGATCGTTCAGATAGCGCGCATAGACCTCGACCGAGCCGCGATTGCCGAAATCGTGGTGGATGTTGGCGGTGATCTGGCCGCCCTTTTCGGCGCGGAACTGCGGATCGCGCAGACCGTTGCCCTGCGCGTAATAGCCGCCGACCATGAAGCCGGTATCCTTGCCCAGCGGGCCGGAGATCCAGGCGTCGCCGCGGATCTCGTCGTAATCGGTGTAGGACACCTTCGCCAGGCCGTGGAAGTCCTGCCCGCCAGTGCGCTGCACGACGTTGACCGTGAGACCGGGCTGGCCGTTCGAGAACAGCGAGCCGGTGCCGCCGCGTACCGCTTCGACCCGCTGCACGGTCTCGTCGAGCCGGATCAGCTGCGAGTTTTCGAGAAAGGAGAGCGTGGGCGGCGGGAAGACCGGCACGCCGCCGACCTGGAAGGTCACGAACTGCGCATCGCCACCCGACGGATAGCCGCGCACGAAGATGTTGGCGCCGTTCTGTCCGCCCGAGCTTTCCGCGCTGACCCCGGGGACGGTACGCAGCAGATCAGCCGTGCTGTTCGGCGCGGCGCGCGCGATCGCCTCGTTGCTGATCGTGGTTACCGCGAAGGCCGCATCCTGACGTCGCGTGCCGCCGCCTGCGGTACCGACTACGACGATGTCCTGCTCGGCGTCGGGCACGGTCTGATCGGCAATTGCGGCATTGGGGGTAGCGGCGGGATCGGGAGCCGTCTGGGCCTGTGCGCTCGCCGCGATCAGTGCCAACGGTGCAACGCCGACCATCAGCCCGACCGACGTCATGGTATGACGAAACATTTCATTCCTCCCCTTCAAACGACGACATGCTTGTCTGTCCGATGGGTCCAATATGAAAAAATGAAATGCATTTCAAGACATGTTGTCATTGTGCGCTCCGACCATGGGTTGCTACGACCACGGATGCCGCTTACCACCGACGGGATGAGCGACGACGACGTACCGCAGGACCGCTCGACGCGCCGGAACGCTGCCACGGCCCTCACCATGCACGACATCGCCCGGCTGGCGAAGGTGTCCACACCCACCGTATCGCGCGTTCTGAACGGCAGCCCGTTGGTAGCGGCCAAGACCCGCGATCGCGTACTGGAAGTGGCTGGCGCGCACGGCTATGCGGTCAATCGCAATGCGCAGAAGCTACGCCACCGCCGGACGAACACGATCGCGGTAATGCTCGATTTCGGATCGCATCGCCACGGCGCGATCGGCGATCCCTTCATCTTCGAATTGCTCGCCGGCGTGTCGGAAGCGCTGTCGATCCGCAATCAGGATCTGCTGCTATCGCCGCCGGGCCTGGAATCGGCGCGCGACTTCCGCGATTTCTTCCGTGCGCGGGGTGCGGACGGGTTCATCGTGCTCGGCCAGGGCACGCGCGACGCGATGCTACGCAAGCTGGCACGGGAAAACCTGCCGCTCGTGTTGTGGGGCGCGGTCGCGGCGGACGCCCCTTATTGCGCGGTGGGCAGCGACAATCGTTCGGGCGGCACGCTGGCCGGCAATCATTTCCTGGCCCACGGGCGCAAACGATGGCTGTTCATCGGCGACATCCGGCACGAGGAATTGCGGCTACGCTATGAGGGCTTGCAGCATGCCGCGATCGGCCGTGACGACGTCACGATCGAATTGTTGCCGATCGCGTCCATGGCGTTCACCGCGACGGCCGAGGCGGTGGCGGCGTATCTCGAAAAATCGGGTGCCGCCCATCCGGACGCGGTGTTCGCCTTTTCGGATACCGCCGCGATGGCCGCGATTGGATCCTTTCGCGCGATCGGCTTGCTGGCCCCGAGGGATTTTTCCCTGGTCGGCTACAACAATATCCCGCCGGCCGCGCATTTCCATCCGGCGATTACGACGATCGATCAGAAGACCGATCTCGCGGGCGCCCTGTTGGTCGAGAAACTCATGCAGAAGATCGATGGCGGTCGCCCGCTCTCCGTGATGCTGCCGACCGGTATCGTGCTGCGCGAAACCTGATCGCACGTCAGCGTGCAGGGATCGCCCGGCTGCGCGCCTCCGAACGGGGCTCTCTTATCGCGGCGCCATCATCGTCATGATCTCGGCTTCGCTCACCACCTCGGCATATTTCGCCTGCAGGTCGAACAGGTTCGCCTCGTGTGGCGCGGGATCGCGGTCGCCACAGGCCTCGCGAACGACGAACGGGACGAAACCGTGCTGGAGCGCATCGAGCGCGCTGGCGCGCACGCAGCCCGAGGTAGAGAAGCCGGTTAGGATCACCGTGTCGATCCGCGCCGCCGCCAGCGTCGAGCCCAGCGACGTGCCGAAGAACGCGGAGGCATATTGTTTGGATACGATCGTCTCGCCCGCCCGGGGCTGGAGCGAGGGTGGAAAGTCGCCTCCCGGGCTGCCGCGGTCGAACGCCTTCAACGCCGGTATCTTGCGATAGAACAGCCCGCCATCCGCGCCGCCCGGCTGATAGACGACATTGGTGAAGATGACCGGCACGCCCGCAGCGCGTGCCGCCGCGACCAGCCGCACGTTCGACGCCAGCGCCGTCTCGAACCGCGCGTCGTATAGCGGCGATCCTAGCGTCAGATAGGCCATCACCACGTCGATCACCAACAATGCGGGGTGATCGCCGAACGGCAGGCGCCCGTCGAACACCCCGGCATAATTGCTGGCCGCCATCAGATCGCGCCCTCCGCCTTCAGCCCGGCAAGGTCCTCCGCCGACAGGCCGAGCGCACCGTAGACCTCCGCGTTATGCTCGCCGACGCTCTGTGGCGCGATGCTGCGGATCGATCCCGGCGTATCGGACATCTTGGGAAAGCTGTTCTGCATCTTCACCTCGCCCCAGCGCGGATGATCGAGCGTCACGATCGCATCGCGCGCGGCGAAATGCGGATCCTCCAGCATTTCCGGTGCGCGGTAGATCGTGCCGGAGGGCACGCTGTGCTCGATCATCAGCCGTTCGACCTCGGCCGTGGTCATCGTCTTCGTCCACGCCTCGACGATGGCGTCCAGTTCGACCTGATTCCTACCCCGCGCGACGTGATCGACATAGCGCGGATTGGTCGCCAGTTCGGGGTGCCCCATCGCGGCGCAGAGACGGGCGAACACCGCATCCTGATTCGCGCCGATCAGGAATTCGCCATCGGCGGTCTTGTAGACGTTGGACGGCGCGATCCCCGGCAGCGCCGATCCCGATCGTTCGCGGATATAGCCCGAAGCGACATATTCCGGGATGAGGCTTTCGGTCACCTGCAACACCGCCTCGTACAGCGCACTGTCGACTATCTGGCCCTTGCCGGTCCGCTCGCGGGCATGCAGCGCCGCGAGCGCGCCCATGCACCCATAGGTCGCGGCCAGCGTGTCGCCGATCGACAGACCCATCCGACTCGGCGCGCGATCGGCATCGCCGACGATGTAGCGCCATCCGCCCATCGCCTCGCCGATCCCGCCGAAACCGGCGCGAGACGCATACGGCCCGGTCTGGCCGTAACCGGACACGCGGACGATGATCAGACGGGGGTTGATCTCGTGCAGCACGTCCGGGCCGAGATTCCATTTCTCCAGCGTGCCGGGCTTGAAGTTCTCGATCAGGATGTCGGCCTCGGCCACCAGCTTGCGCACCAGCGCCTGCCCGGCCGGAATGCGCAGATTGGCGGAGACGGAGCGCTTGTTGCGCGCCACCACTTCCCACCACAATTTGTGTTCGCCCCGGCCCCAGGCGCGCATCGGATCGCCGGCACCCGGTGCCTCGACCTTGATGACGTCCGCACCCATGTCACCGAGCAATTGTCCGCAGAACGGCCCGGCAATCAGTTGCCCCAGTTCGATCACCCTGATGCCCTGCAATGCGCCTGTATTCTCGGTCATCATATTCACTCCGCCGCCAGCGCGGCATGCGCCCAGACGGGTTGACGGGGCGCGGGCAGCCCGGTTTCCTCCAGACACGATTTCCGCAACGTTTCGATCTCGCCGCCCCGGTCGAACAAGGGTAGCGCCCCCGTGCGCCGTGCCCGAATGTCGGTGCGCAACGCATCGGTCGCGGCATCGTCTCCGATGATCACGCCGTAGCGTTTCGCCCCCTCGATCGTGACGAGCCCTTGCTCGACTTCCTTCGCCACCAGCGCCGGATCGCGATCCAACGGATCGCCCCAGCCCCCGCCGCCCCAGGTGATGAAATGCAGCTGGTCGCCGGCTTCGACGGTCAGTTGCTCCAGCTTGTTCGCGACGATCGTCTGCGTGCCGTCGGCTTTTTGTAGGATCTTGCGCGCGCGCGCGCCGGGTTCGCCGCCATTCACGCCCCATGGCTTGATGAACCAGCGATCGTCGTGGATCGCGACGATCCCGGGTTCGAGGAAACGATAGGTCATGTGGATGCCGTTGCCACCGCGATGCAGCCCTGCCCCGCCCGAATCCGGCGCGGTTTCGTATCGTTCGATCACCAAGGGGAAATAGCGTTCGAGGAATTCGTTCGGCACGTTGGTGAAGCCCGGCCAGAGCGAATGCCCGTCCGGCCCGTCGCCCATCGGCCGACCGGGAATGCCGCCGAAGCCGATCTGGAACAGCTGGAAATATTGTCCGTTCCGGTCGGTGCCCGAATAAAAGAGGTGCGGCGACGAGGAGAAACCCGCCGCGCACAGGAATTCCGGCGTCCGCTGCCCGAGCAGCCCGCCGAGGATGTCGAAAATCCGGCCCAGCGCGTGCGTACGACCGGAGAGCGCCGCCGGGAATTCGGGCTTGAGCAACGAACCTTTGGGAATACACACGTCGAGCAGATCATAGAACCCGTCGTTGAACAGGATCTGCGGATCGAACACCATGATCATGTAGATGCCGAAGAACATCTTGAACATGTTCTCGTTGAGAAAGAAATTGATCGACGCCGGACTCTGCGGATCGGTGCCGTTGAAATCCAGTATGACGCGACCGTCCTCGCGCCACATCGTGCATTTGATCCTATAGGGGCCGAAGCCCATACCGTCGTCGCAGAGATAATCCTCAAAATCGACCTTCTCTTCGCCGATCGACGTTTCGATCAACTGCTTCATCGCGCGGTAATTGCGCGCGAGAAGTTCCTCGGTCGCCGAGATGTAGACATCGTCGCCAAAGCGTTCGCACATCTCGATCACCCGGCGCGAAGCGACCCGGCACGATGCGATCAGCGCGTTCAGGTCCGCCGCGCACCAGTCCGGCTTGCGAGTCTGGTGCATCACCAGCTTGATCAGATCCTCATTATACTCGCCCTTGCGCCAGATCTTTACCGGTGGGATGCGCACGCCCTCCTCGAAGATCGAATGCGCGTCGATCGGCATCGATCCGGCGACCTTGCCGCCGATATCGCTCTGGTGCCCGAACATCGCGGTATAGGCGACGATGCGTCCGTCCTTGAACACCGGCAGCAATACCAGCCAGTCGTTCGAATGGCTGATCGCCCCGCCGACCGAATAGGGATCGGACAGGAAGATCATGTCGCCGTCTTCCAGCGTACCGTCATAGCCGTCGAGAAAGCCGCCGATGAACGAGCCGAACTGGCCGACGATCATCCGCCCCTTGTGATCGGCGATCAGCGGGAAGGCGTCGCCCTGTTCGCGGATGCCGGGCGACATGGCGGTGCGCACGAGCGTGGCGTCCATCTCGACTCGGGCGTTACGCAGCGCATTCTCGATCACCTCCAGCGTGACGGGATCGATGGCGACGCGGGCGAAGGGCGTGGCGTTGGTTTCGATGATCGTTGCGGGCATGGATTGTTCCCTTCAGGCGCCAGAAATCAGTTGAGCGTGATGAGGATGTTGCCGACCGCATCGACGGTGCCGACGCAGCCGAGTTCGATCAGCGTGGTCGAATCCATCTCGATCACGATCGCCGGCCCCGGAATGACGTCACCCTGTTCGAGCAGGGCACGGTCGTAGATCACGGCGGCGTGCGTGCCGCCGTCCATCCACAATTCGTGATCGCGCAGCTTGGCCTGTGCGGGGTCGCCATCGCCCTGCGGCAAGGTCGCGGCGGGCAGATCGAGCGCGACGCCCAAAGCCACTGCGCGCAGATTCACCAGTTCGTGCGGGCTGGTCATGTTGAAGGTGAACAGCCGCTTATGTTCGGTATCGAAGCGGTCCATGATCCCGGCCAGGCCATCGCGGCGCAACGTCTCGGCATCGATCGCCAGCGGCACCTCGAACGCCTGGCCTTCGTAGCGCACGTCGATCTCGAACAGGCTGGTGATGTCGGCATCGGCGATCCCGTCGGCCTTCAATTCGTCGCGCGTCTGCGCCGCCATCTCGTCGAGGATCGCCATCACCTCGGCCTCGTCGGTATCGCCGAAGCGGCGCGAGAAGCTGCGGGCGGTTTCGGTGCGCATTCGCGTCGTGGCATCGCCAAGCGCACACAGCACGCCCGGGCTGACCGGCGAGACGGCAGGCCAGCTGCCCATCAGCCGCGCCACCGCATTGACGTGCAGCGGCCCGGCACCGCCGAAACCCATCAGCGCGAAATCGCGCGGATCGTAGCCCTGCTGGACCGAGATCATCCTGAGCGCGCCGAA contains:
- a CDS encoding TonB-dependent receptor, with the translated sequence MFRHTMTSVGLMVGVAPLALIAASAQAQTAPDPAATPNAAIADQTVPDAEQDIVVVGTAGGGTRRQDAAFAVTTISNEAIARAAPNSTADLLRTVPGVSAESSGGQNGANIFVRGYPSGGDAQFVTFQVGGVPVFPPPTLSFLENSQLIRLDETVQRVEAVRGGTGSLFSNGQPGLTVNVVQRTGGQDFHGLAKVSYTDYDEIRGDAWISGPLGKDTGFMVGGYYAQGNGLRDPQFRAEKGGQITANIHHDFGNRGSVEVYARYLNDRGQWLLPIPINVGANGKISAYPGFDAGTGALAGRETRITTNVAGQRVDLADGRGAKVINTGLSFDYEVADGLRFRERMSYLGGRADTTGLVPADAPISAAQMAVNLGGTGSTVTSLTYANGGGAVATGAATQVLRAGIWTVDKKLTSYVADTALEWSAGSNKLTGGFYYANYTTRDTWALGNQVLLTAEPHARLLNLTLNGGRIATQNGFTSGPGFIVNAYYEGSDYAAYGVDELQITPELRIDGGVRWQQHVVDGTIRTPASNTVNLDGNALTLYDNAVSVFGSPRQVNYKKSEWSWTAGVNYDFTRQIGAFARYSRGNSFPQFDNLREGLTNVAQIDTYEGGLKVSTGMLNLYATVFHNKFDGLATVNLITTPTNPTPTPVTAVGGAKATGVEMEGVLRPFGGFSLTAAGTYLDAKYKGFFTGNGTINNTGNRVQRQPRWTWRVTPALDVNVGGFKPSLFATLQYTGDRFSDPENLQVLPNFYQLDAGVSVDISDRLRLAVTGNNLTDTLGLTEGNPRIIGGQGTGAILARPILGRSFRFSASAKF
- a CDS encoding LacI family DNA-binding transcriptional regulator translates to MPLTTDGMSDDDVPQDRSTRRNAATALTMHDIARLAKVSTPTVSRVLNGSPLVAAKTRDRVLEVAGAHGYAVNRNAQKLRHRRTNTIAVMLDFGSHRHGAIGDPFIFELLAGVSEALSIRNQDLLLSPPGLESARDFRDFFRARGADGFIVLGQGTRDAMLRKLARENLPLVLWGAVAADAPYCAVGSDNRSGGTLAGNHFLAHGRKRWLFIGDIRHEELRLRYEGLQHAAIGRDDVTIELLPIASMAFTATAEAVAAYLEKSGAAHPDAVFAFSDTAAMAAIGSFRAIGLLAPRDFSLVGYNNIPPAAHFHPAITTIDQKTDLAGALLVEKLMQKIDGGRPLSVMLPTGIVLRET
- a CDS encoding isochorismatase family protein; translation: MAASNYAGVFDGRLPFGDHPALLVIDVVMAYLTLGSPLYDARFETALASNVRLVAAARAAGVPVIFTNVVYQPGGADGGLFYRKIPALKAFDRGSPGGDFPPSLQPRAGETIVSKQYASAFFGTSLGSTLAAARIDTVILTGFSTSGCVRASALDALQHGFVPFVVREACGDRDPAPHEANLFDLQAKYAEVVSEAEIMTMMAPR
- a CDS encoding CaiB/BaiF CoA transferase family protein — translated: MMTENTGALQGIRVIELGQLIAGPFCGQLLGDMGADVIKVEAPGAGDPMRAWGRGEHKLWWEVVARNKRSVSANLRIPAGQALVRKLVAEADILIENFKPGTLEKWNLGPDVLHEINPRLIIVRVSGYGQTGPYASRAGFGGIGEAMGGWRYIVGDADRAPSRMGLSIGDTLAATYGCMGALAALHARERTGKGQIVDSALYEAVLQVTESLIPEYVASGYIRERSGSALPGIAPSNVYKTADGEFLIGANQDAVFARLCAAMGHPELATNPRYVDHVARGRNQVELDAIVEAWTKTMTTAEVERLMIEHSVPSGTIYRAPEMLEDPHFAARDAIVTLDHPRWGEVKMQNSFPKMSDTPGSIRSIAPQSVGEHNAEVYGALGLSAEDLAGLKAEGAI
- a CDS encoding hydantoinase B/oxoprolinase family protein — its product is MPATIIETNATPFARVAIDPVTLEVIENALRNARVEMDATLVRTAMSPGIREQGDAFPLIADHKGRMIVGQFGSFIGGFLDGYDGTLEDGDMIFLSDPYSVGGAISHSNDWLVLLPVFKDGRIVAYTAMFGHQSDIGGKVAGSMPIDAHSIFEEGVRIPPVKIWRKGEYNEDLIKLVMHQTRKPDWCAADLNALIASCRVASRRVIEMCERFGDDVYISATEELLARNYRAMKQLIETSIGEEKVDFEDYLCDDGMGFGPYRIKCTMWREDGRVILDFNGTDPQSPASINFFLNENMFKMFFGIYMIMVFDPQILFNDGFYDLLDVCIPKGSLLKPEFPAALSGRTHALGRIFDILGGLLGQRTPEFLCAAGFSSSPHLFYSGTDRNGQYFQLFQIGFGGIPGRPMGDGPDGHSLWPGFTNVPNEFLERYFPLVIERYETAPDSGGAGLHRGGNGIHMTYRFLEPGIVAIHDDRWFIKPWGVNGGEPGARARKILQKADGTQTIVANKLEQLTVEAGDQLHFITWGGGGWGDPLDRDPALVAKEVEQGLVTIEGAKRYGVIIGDDAATDALRTDIRARRTGALPLFDRGGEIETLRKSCLEETGLPAPRQPVWAHAALAAE